DNA sequence from the Juglans microcarpa x Juglans regia isolate MS1-56 chromosome 5S, Jm3101_v1.0, whole genome shotgun sequence genome:
CAAATACACTAGAACCTACAAGAACACTAGATAATTACATGGGTTCTTGCTTATCATTTCAACAATAacattttataagtaaatacaATATTTGCTCCTAATGTCTCCAGGTATATGCATTTGGTGCATTACCAGTTTAGAACCATTCGTCCCAAGAATAACTCCATAAACACGGTTGAGCAATATGTTACCATGCAATGTTTGTATTCCATCAAGTTATGCAATATCTGCTGTAAATGTTTTATCCAATTCAAAATCCATGAAACAAAAAAtctactataaaaatataacaatttctgaCTACCCTAGCATTAGACCTCTCTGCagtgagaaaagaagaaagaatggaaagggggaaaaaaactaCAGCCTCATAGCACTCTTCTAACTGCACGGAATAAACACACATCGGGAATCTAGATTTCCAAAATTCTAGGATAACTACAGGTTGGGCTTCTTAACAATTTAGTAAGCTACGATAAAATAATGGTCATCCAGGGGTGGTAAATTATGGGACTTTTAGAATTATACTGTGCAGTTTCCTAGAAACCCAGAAAATCCAGAAAACACAAAGCAAATGGATCAGCAAAGATCATCAAATTCGAGCAATATCAGATTCATCACCCAAAGAAGAAACTCCATAACAACACCGCGACTAGAGCACAAATAGATATGAAAACAACATATTCAACATTCTGATTATTAACATCATCAAAATGTATGATTTTGGGAGAAAAATTAGGGGAAATACTGTCTGTAAAGAGGGGGGCTTTTTCTTAGATTCTTCCAAAGCACTaagaaaaaaggtaaaaaatattctcgggaaatcatcatcatttcttGTAACGAGCTACCTCGTCGTCATTGGGGAAGAATCCCATGATTCGACCCGCCGAATTCTGGTACGCGTACATGAACCCTCCCATCAGCCCAATCAGACCTCCGGTCACCATCGACGGTCCCCTAATCCCCGGCTTAATTCCTAGTtagcaaaaaattaacaaaattaattccATTTCGGGCACAAGCTATCAATTTGAATAGATAGatagagcgagagagagagagagagagagaccggaGAGGTAGCCGACGGTGACGGAGACGCCAGTGATGGTTGTGAAGCGGAGGTAGTCGAGGAAGTTGAAGTTTCCGACTACTTTGGTGAAGGGAGGGTTCCGATCTAAGACCGGGTACTCTGGCTTCGTCGACGCTGTGATGTCTGTGTTCATCTTTCTCTGCTCTCAACAACGCTGTCactatcctctctctctctctctctctctctctcgctaaCTCGCTCTGCCCAAGCGCAACGACGGCTGTGTATGCCAGTAAACGAGAGAGAATAGAACTTTGGGCATAAAGGGCCGAGTTTtataatgaaaagatgataaagCTTCAGCCTAATGGGCTGAGTTCGGctttttaaatatctttggACCTCATGAACAATGGTGTGAATAATCTACGTTTGAAAATACaactatttttagatatttttaaattattttactattattttcatatattttattaatattcataaatcattttactaatatttacaaatattctaaGATACTGTTAGTATCCAAACGTTGGGGCTAATAAAAACGAGGAGCTCActtaggggttgtttggattgatagaatatcatcttattattacaatttttctaaacgagaaatgatatttgtagtcgtgCAATGCGCAAGTGTTGAATAGtccctttaaaaaatatgagtaaataCAGAACCTACAtgataaaatactaattttttaatagtagactccattcttttttaaaaggattgcGTGACGCTTGCTCACTCCACGACTACATTTAGCATTACTCAAGTTGAGAATAGCTGTACAAGCAAAAGCAACAAAACTAACCATATGTTTAGGAAGTTGTCAAAGTGAAGAGAAACTTACCGTATTACCATTATCATTACTGAATGAAACAAGACCATCAGCTAAAATATTGCTCTGCTTGTAAACACGATGGATATTTTAGTAAATCATTATTAAATCCAAATACATACTTATCTGGATTATCTATTAATCTTTCTAATTTGAAACAAAAGTTGCTGTTAGAAAAACTAAAtcagaatgcacagcggaagcgatattacctcttTGAAAATATCTTAGCTCTAGTGCTGttgttccacagattctccaATGTCGTTATTTGTCCACAATCTTcacatcgatggtggagtgtgctacgtggtaataccagaACAACACTCACACGTTCCATAACCTAGATGCTgtgactagagagaaccatttgagagagagatcgttCTTGATGCAAGTGTAACATACAAAGGGGAGAGGGGCTAAATAGCCCCTCTAAGTGTAACCCCCGGTTGGCCCTTAATGGCCAATCATCAAGTCTCATGAAGTGGTTGAAGAACCACTTCATAACCAccaagagaaggtgaaggggtgcccactatgggtgcccctttcttacatctcccactcacacatagtgggcaagaccTCAGGTCTGCATCCttcaatatgttctcaatcttgttcatattgacaaataggccgtgcgaccatCGAACACATCTGTAAAAGaaaatgggagcactatacTAAATCTCTCGAAGAGATGACTAACATAGTAACATCTctaaaagtgtctcgttatgccccgactcatttggtcacatcagactAAGCATCCATAATCCCTCTCAAGTCTGAATGATTCAGAGtaatgctcaatctccataaaacatgatgtactcaTAGCTATGTTGCAGCTTccaagaagcaacataacttgccgGCAATGAGTACGCATCATTatcgatgtgttaccaaatagtcttcccttcgcgctcatgtcatttagtttcagtCCAGTCGCTTTCCCAGCAATAACTCTTTAGACCGCATCATTCATGGCTATAtataacatgccaaagtagcagacactaaaacatcaacctcgtgacatagtcaaaagttaCCTAAGGGCACAAATAAATTAAGGTAATCAATTATGACCTACAGGACTCACACGGTGAAGAAGTAGGGAACTATTCACTCACCTTTACTATTGGTCGCAaaaagcacatgtagtatgaaatacatgctacggtggagttctctttccaaagaaagagcgtatatctaatctcaattcaccatacagatcttagtctagtcgctaTCTCAGCGCCTAACCCGAGTCCCTCCATTTGCTTGTTATCCAAAGCGCCAAAGAGGGTCTCGTATTTGGCTAAactacaggctacatggattgCGAGTAATCATGCACGGTCcttagacctcatcttagctcccactaagacgacatatcttttgtgtcttccAACTTATTCCTCTCTGGACAAGTACCAAGTGACACATTGTCTCATATTTGCTCGCTACCTCTTTATAGCGCCAAAGGCGATCGCTcttgtgagtgagccgatctaagcctgtcaatatatctttttcaccataactcctaaatttatggtgaataTGTGTGCTTACCAAAGAATGCTTCCAATcacgccacatgatcatagaacacatTAGTATCATGTGCACGATGAGCAATACCATGAGGTACAGAGAAATCACATgatcaacaacaaattattaaaccataactctcaagtggtgtttaatgACCATTTCTCTTCATGCGCATTCTAATGTGTAATAACTTTCTAAAGCATGCTCCTATTAAGAGACTcaacttttacatgtaaaagtccTTTACACAACCATGAAGTCAGCGATGACTCATCGCGAATCTCATTTAGGTCAGACTCACAATATAAGCCTTAGATTTTAGTCAGCAAGTCTAACTGCGATTTTTTAGAATCTACAAGGTAACCACAAATGTTATTcagcaaacttaatttgcgatttcaaggtttcatataaatctcttgcactcaacaaaagcatgtgagataaccataatttatttttcattaagggtaaagcgattagggcctttgccccaaaagacaatcataatagtctagtcattacttttaacgACAATCGCATCACAAACTTACTTAATCAAGTAAGCCATATTTACCATCTAACAAGATCTTAACCTCTAACTCCcatgagcaaaccataatggaaacaccaattagtataggcaaaactagattctttaatattttccatctcattaattgtctatggaTTTTGAGCAAGAGCTCCTAGAAACTGTTTTCCTCAtaaacagtctcacaagacaTGAAGCCTGAGTTTCTTTTCACAAACCCATGTCCATAACCTCGTAGTATGGAAAACCTTTTATtagcaaataattaattatttaagacaaccagttcacaatatctcttataataacacttttctaatattgtcaacaGCGTTCAAAGAAccacattttattcaataggtcgtttaataaaaaaaaagactaggTACATTAGAtatctttgaatagatggtttgtttaggCTGCATATAAATAGCACCAGCAGCATTCATTCGCTTTCAGTACCAACATAGTACTAGCAACAATCATgcgctcaaagtacttcatgcctaaacatcacaaaagctAACCATATAATTCTCCTATGATAATCAgctatttaattcttttaagaaaagtttcaataaatatgcgatcaatagctatctaaatgcaactcaattagtgaCAAGAAATGGATCTATACCTCTATTAAATCCacttttcctttgtcaattagatcaacaaccccaggttggatcatataagtgaagcgaatctaagattctatgttgggattcctattatgtgaattcaatacctttagcagagccatattataaatattcttttctAGTCTCTAAACGACGAGAGAATACTGATATAAAACTACTACGCTATTTATGAGAATCCTTATAATCTATAACTTTTGGGAGTCACAATCACTAGTGGTACACCATCACTCAAATGTATACTCACACTAGTTGTTGAATTACTCCCACTATTTTCGGcgatcttttaaaaaaaaattgaaaaaattaaggtAATGTAGAATGAAACGTGATGAAAACattctttacaaaaaataagtgttacaaaaattcacaattccccaccctcgccgaaaatacgagtaattttcttgactcaaccaaaaaatgatcaagtttagatcctctcgatttttaatagaattcacgttTGCACAAAATAATCACTCAACCTTTCTCAAAAGCGAATAAACTCGATCTAAAGACGACAAATAAGAATTAAGGCCGCaaccccatattacatcaaccTAAGTGTGATGTAACAATTGCTCTGCGCCATAATATCATTCTCAGCAAGTTAATAAACTGCGAGATACttgttctcatcatataactcatacgattgcgattttgaaaatattttaactgaaaaatatattttcctaaaaaaaaaattggatcgcatttatatgatgaaacaatatttttattatctaagtccttagtgtgcatgtataggaactttcacatagaaaatattcatattgtcttttctctttgactcttctAAACCAAGGAGAGAGATCCCATTAGCGAGaaaatcttcaatttctcaagcttcACACCCATTATCCTATGCCTCCATGgcatattttagtatatcattTCTCCATCCGAGAAATAATACTACTGAGTCAATGAGTGACCATCCAACTTTTAAACCTCTAGGAATTCTCACTAACACCACTATTTTCAAtaagtcttaaatcaaattaggtataGACTTCACAAATATCGCATTAAAAGTACTAATAAAAACATCGCTTTGTGCAACAAATGCAGTATATGACGTTTTAGCTGCTAACTAGCGTTATATCCTTATTTCTtgcatactcaatatttttcatattcttcaaTTCAttataggagagaaaagaaaaactttgcGAGAAATTATCGTAGTTTAAAACTTATCTTGCATCAGTACAACCACGAGCAAGATTTTTAGGCTGAATTAAGTTATTTCTAATTATTCAGATTTTTGCTATAGTTACTATGCAAACTTCTAAGGTGCTTGGTATTACATTACTCTCAAGGGGTGTtccaaagtttatatatctgcaagaacctatttgttctcgctagtgagaaataaaacttaagtAAGATTACCAGTGCTAATACCACATAAAGGTGCATTGATAAATCCTTTAAAAATGAATGTGTTAATCAAGAATGTACTCGACACTCTTGCACATTCAGATTTTAATTTACTTACTTGCCAGACATACTAGCAAGTTTTAGAGAGTATATGCTTATCtgtgagttaatctaagttgCTTTAAGATTATAATGCTCAACCTCAAATATAGGTGCAATTAATCTTTGTGTTACAAAACAACACGCAACTTCTGTTATTACCCACAAAAATTCAAAGCCAAAATAGTGGTTTAGCTCTATTTGACAGTTGATCCCATcaacttctataaaaaattataatgcaTGCGTCCCACGCGCACTTCCAATTTTCTTCTAGACCTTTCAGAGGtttcacaataatgatggtCTAAGACTATTTGACACTCAtattaatctttatttgtttccaactaCTGTTCATGTAGGAGATTAATGCGACGATTAAGTCGTATAAACAATCTCTAGGCTTTCTTCatggttatctcaaagttattaaattatgcacatctaattgcacacatatctaaaaaatttgccgcgttaatctaagtcagaacaaaaataattaatacatgtcgcaagatcgaaaatttgCTATGcttcctaatcatctcttgcgcctcaatgcttaattattaatttctaacttaattttcaCGCAAATTTATATCGTATAAGAGATAAAttccaaatcaatctcaaccatactccaaCTAGGATAAGTAATCTACCGAGTTAGTctcatgtaaaaataatttcttcctaGATCGAAGAAATCAATTTGAGTCAATCATAAGCATGGACTAATCAAACTCGGGCCACTTAATCCTTTAGTTTATCACATTCTAAAAGGCTGAAgactaattcttaaaaaaaagtctaaCAATACAGGTGATAAATTAAGCTCACAATTACATGCAATCACAATACATATACGAAAAATAATCACATCACATTTCATcccaataattattatttaccaaaaaataataatccaaactatttataacttaaaataaaatgcctaaTACATCATAATATCATGGCATGCATGTATTCAATAAGTACATGCAAAATatatttcagaaaaaataaataaatattatatgccACAATTACATGttgaattaataaataaaatcagcaCATAAGTTCTAGCCCAATGGTTATAACCCTTGCGTGAGGTCTTGGGTTCAAATCACCACCCAAGcattttgcacaaaaaaaaaacttgtgccACTGAATTTTGGACAGCCAATGGGCCACACCCACATGGGCGCCCAGTTGCTGTGCAAGCCTATGCCTGCTGGGCTCACAACCCAAATCGCCCAGTGGCCCcctttttcttaataataaaaaaaaatgctgggTTTTCAAAAAAACAATTTGGGCCGAGGGTTATTTAAAACAATCGCATTTCGTTTTGCAGCTACGGCTCAAAAACAGGTTCTTAGcccaaagaaaatataaaccaaacagATGGGTTTAGCAGAAAACAAATTTACAGGGCTGGGCCTAAagctttatttaaaaaaaaatggcccaaatcCATTTTGCAGCCCACATGTATatatcaaccaaaaaaaaaaaatgcactgtTCTtcttcactacaacaaatttgagattttgggacgaaattatttagggacgaaacttttttcatccttaaaagtcattttttgagacgaaatttaaatttcgtcccaaaaaatcgatgaatttagaaaatcgttcgaacgtcaaaataaccgttcgaacagtattttctgtgacgaattaaatcgtctcaaaaaaatttttccgttcgaaagtgaaaaaatacgttcgaacaataaaatttggcggataattactttattatggcggggaaagttcaaaaacgttcgaacaagaatttgttgtgttcgaacggaaaatatttggtggtaaatcctggcgggaaggtttctaaaccgttcgaacgaaatatatttagttagaacatattcaagcaccacatttatacattcgaaggtataatattaatctcggtacgaaactcaaaatataaaaaatatatatcatatatacaaattcattaattaattttatgtaattaattttaaaatattttaataatttcttttacgttaaataagatttttagttaaataaatattatcaaccacatatatattaatcaaccaaataaagcaaattatcaaaatgccatatatattgttcataattacaacaaaagaaaatataaataaaagataaaaactattgtgatgcgaggtctctacacacatcctcgactgcagctaattgtgtctctacctgtgtcagtcgagtactaactgtgacctgagttgcattattggcattaatcactgtacgtaactcattaacctttgtacgtaacccagagacggtagccataatctctgtacgcaactcagacatggcaatatgcactgcagtatgcactgcatcaatcactgctgatgtgtgtacgctgatctcagcacgcaatatgtcagccatctcctcgcgaatatatgtgcgtgatgtctcagcctgtgtagatgtctcaccagccgatactccagtatctcccggctgcgcatctttctgaatctcagccctatCAGGAACAACCCCACGAAAAtgaaatctagagtgtcccgtgctccgtgatagggtggtgctgttgatcggtgccatcggaaatcgggaacgctcagcaggttcggacacaaccccggcatgtagcaaaaatcgagtgatgaggatcccaaacggaagtatatctATCGTAATGAACCatgcctctgatcggattctctcaaatatataaccaacgaggtcgatcgggatgccacgagcgacccgtatcataaatctcgctcgatccatgccgacctccgtcttgtgctgccgtgggtcaatattattggcaatgatcaaattcataatcttgaaaaatgaagataaatctgcctgcctaatactcttggagccatcgtacactggagcatctggaccaacaatcaagtctctgatctcgtgatcagcaagtgtatcgatctcatctgtgtaatctagtacctcgtcctgagacatagctgcatcacctaaaggaccagactctctaggcggcaggtttggataggcatcaagaagcctaggaatacccagatatacagAGAGTCCGTCTGttaaaaatataacaggagctcctcggacacagatactatatgcccctccatcgtctgggctagcagcaccgagctctttatagaactcagtaacgatctcaatgaaggaaacgaacTCCATtacttcttctcgctgatctaagattggtgcccaaccacgatcattgaatactgatgggagggaatgaccctcccatataagagcgacaaaatcagacagttttacctgtcgctcaagtaaaacggtccgctctcgaactgtttggatggaaggttctcctgatctaccacgtttacggccccgataagacattattatgatcatgaaattttaaaaataaaatatacattcaagattagtgataaaatctaattacgactaaaagatttacaaaattatatactaatagcaatttaataaattaattgatagaacatataatcaattaaacgatgaaaacaatttaataagctaataaaatgttaatggaatgaatttaataattagcattcgaacgtctaaatatatggtcgaacggacaattaataatgttcgaacgtgtcgatcaagtttgaacgtacaggtttaccgttcgaacggactggttaataccgttcgaacgtaaaacagatctaactcggccatggctgagtcaactcagtgaccatgaaaatactcaaaaattaatcgattccgtggtttcttcgactaaaaataaagtactcttcatttctaaacatcttacgatagatttatgatgttctacggtaattattgataaaaaatgtaatttaaaaaaaaaacaaataaaaccataaaattataaaataaacggtaaaatgagtttgaaaatacatacctttacttgggaagaaaagtgattgacgtatgtgctgatcacgacggcagacggcggtgaatgtagtgcgttcaaacgttttctcactttttcaaacggtggggacggcggcgtgagagaatGAGCTGCTtgcgataacttatacgtgcataaccgttcaaacgttaatagttaaagttcgaacgttaatataaa
Encoded proteins:
- the LOC121268301 gene encoding NADH-ubiquinone oxidoreductase 20.9 kDa subunit; this encodes MNTDITASTKPEYPVLDRNPPFTKVVGNFNFLDYLRFTTITGVSVTVGYLSGIKPGIRGPSMVTGGLIGLMGGFMYAYQNSAGRIMGFFPNDDEVARYKK